The Flavobacterium jumunjinense genome includes a region encoding these proteins:
- the rpsL gene encoding 30S ribosomal protein S12 gives MPTIQQLVRTGRTKITKKSKSAALDSCPQRRGVCTRVYTTTPKKPNSAMRKVARVRLTNGNEVNAYIPGEGHNLQEHSIVLVRGGRVKDLPGVRYHIVRGALDTAGVAGRTQRRSKYGAKRPKPGQAVAAGKKK, from the coding sequence ATGCCAACAATTCAACAATTAGTAAGAACTGGAAGAACCAAAATAACTAAGAAGAGTAAATCGGCTGCTTTAGATTCTTGTCCTCAAAGAAGAGGGGTTTGTACGCGTGTTTATACCACAACACCAAAAAAACCAAACTCGGCAATGCGTAAAGTTGCCCGTGTACGTTTGACAAATGGTAATGAGGTAAATGCTTACATTCCTGGAGAAGGACACAATTTGCAAGAGCACTCGATAGTATTAGTTAGAGGTGGAAGAGTAAAAGATTTACCGGGTGTGCGTTATCACATTGTTCGTGGAGCATTAGATACTGCTGGAGTAGCAGGAAGAACACAACGTAGATCCAAGTATGGTGCTAAACGTCCAAAACCAGGACAAGCAGTAGCAGCAGGAAAGAAAAAGTAA
- the rplW gene encoding 50S ribosomal protein L23 → MSIIIKPIITEKITKDGEVFNRFGFVVEKNANKIQIKNAVEAVYGVSVVSVNTMNYRADRSVKYTKSGLISGKTNAYKKAIVQVQEGETIDFYNNI, encoded by the coding sequence ATGAGTATCATTATTAAGCCTATTATAACTGAAAAAATAACTAAAGATGGTGAGGTTTTTAACCGTTTTGGTTTTGTAGTAGAAAAAAACGCAAATAAAATTCAAATCAAAAATGCAGTGGAAGCTGTTTATGGTGTGAGTGTTGTTAGTGTTAATACTATGAACTATAGAGCGGATAGAAGTGTTAAGTACACCAAAAGTGGTTTAATCAGTGGGAAAACAAATGCATATAAAAAAGCAATTGTTCAAGTTCAAGAAGGAGAAACTATAGATTTCTATAATAATATCTAA
- the rpsS gene encoding 30S ribosomal protein S19, translated as MARSLKKGPYVHYKLEKKVQENIEKDTKAVIKTWSRASMITPDFVGQTIAVHNGRQFVPVYVTENMVGHKLGEFSPTRSFRGHAGAKNKGKK; from the coding sequence ATGGCACGTTCATTAAAAAAAGGACCTTATGTTCACTATAAATTAGAGAAAAAAGTTCAAGAAAATATTGAGAAAGATACTAAAGCTGTTATCAAAACTTGGTCAAGAGCTTCAATGATTACTCCAGATTTTGTTGGGCAAACTATTGCTGTACATAATGGTCGTCAATTTGTACCTGTTTACGTTACTGAAAACATGGTAGGTCATAAATTAGGAGAATTTTCTCCAACTAGATCTTTTAGAGGTCATGCTGGTGCAAAAAATAAAGGAAAAAAATAA
- the rplC gene encoding 50S ribosomal protein L3, producing the protein MSGLIGRKIGMTSIFDENGKNIPCTVIEAGPCVVTQVRTDEVDGYSALQLGFDDKTEKHTIKAEEGHFKKAGSVAKRKVIEFKYFEEEHKLGEVLTVDLFIEGEFVDVQGVSKGKGFQGVVKRHGFGGVGQATHGQHNRLRAPGSVGASSYPSRVFKGMRMAGRMGGENVTVQNLKVLKVVADKNLLVVKGCIPGHKNSYVIIQK; encoded by the coding sequence ATGTCTGGGTTAATCGGAAGAAAAATTGGCATGACTAGCATCTTTGATGAGAACGGGAAAAATATTCCTTGTACTGTAATCGAAGCTGGTCCATGCGTTGTTACCCAAGTCAGAACCGATGAGGTTGACGGGTATAGTGCTCTTCAGCTTGGTTTCGATGACAAAACTGAAAAGCATACTATTAAAGCTGAAGAAGGTCACTTCAAAAAAGCGGGTAGTGTAGCTAAAAGGAAAGTTATTGAGTTCAAGTATTTTGAAGAAGAACACAAATTAGGTGAAGTTCTTACAGTAGATTTATTTATTGAAGGAGAATTTGTAGATGTGCAAGGTGTGTCTAAAGGTAAAGGTTTTCAAGGAGTTGTTAAACGTCACGGATTTGGTGGTGTTGGACAAGCGACTCATGGTCAACATAATCGTTTAAGAGCGCCAGGTTCTGTTGGAGCATCGTCTTATCCTTCTAGAGTATTCAAAGGAATGCGTATGGCAGGAAGAATGGGTGGAGAGAATGTTACAGTTCAAAACCTTAAAGTTTTAAAAGTTGTTGCTGATAAAAATCTTTTAGTAGTTAAAGGGTGTATTCCAGGACATAAAAACTCTTATGTAATCATTCAGAAGTAA
- a CDS encoding BamA/TamA family outer membrane protein produces MKRIYILFSLLLSLLCNGQIFYLQIKGSTKYESKIIDSINYSKEHKNISSLLKTIKSFDSTLTNLGYLEKRTTRQTKTNDSTFLFEYTLGKKTNYSYIYISKNKELINHTQDTLKIKFNKTEDWAKNILNTLEQKGYPLAKLKLSNQKHNKDILYSDLTINLNKKRSFDEIITLGYLNFPKNIKQSLIRKLRKQKLNKKNIEILNNELNELTFANQIKYPEILFTKDSTKIYTYLEKAKPNKFEGFIGFANDKENKPTLNGYLDLNLQNTFNSAEKINLYWKNDGNKQTTFNFSTEFPYIFKTSIGIKSSLRIFKQDSIFQNTQSELQIGYYFNVNKKTLFGLQNTTSTNTQSTSNNSIESYKSKFYTLSYEYTKPNKNSFLIKNNTEIRIKTGLGERMNKQKTTKQFFCEFNLEQNITLNTKSKLFLKTQTFYLNSNNYISNELYRFGGINSIRGFRENSLQANILTSIITEYRHILNQSLYIHSIIDYGYFEDSTIKTKNNLFSFGCGLALLTNNGVFNLVYANGSTKNQTIKLSNSIIHISFKTNF; encoded by the coding sequence ATGAAAAGAATCTATATTTTATTCTCATTATTACTTTCACTACTTTGCAACGGTCAAATTTTCTATTTACAAATAAAAGGCTCAACCAAATACGAAAGCAAAATTATCGACAGCATTAATTACAGCAAAGAACACAAAAACATATCCTCACTACTAAAAACCATAAAATCATTTGACTCTACATTAACCAACCTAGGGTATCTCGAAAAAAGAACAACAAGACAAACAAAAACAAATGACTCTACGTTTCTATTCGAATATACATTAGGCAAAAAAACAAACTACTCCTATATATATATTAGCAAAAATAAAGAACTGATAAATCACACACAAGACACCCTTAAAATCAAATTCAACAAAACTGAAGATTGGGCAAAAAACATACTCAACACACTTGAACAAAAAGGATACCCACTTGCGAAATTAAAATTATCAAATCAAAAACACAATAAAGACATCCTTTATTCCGACTTAACAATCAACCTTAACAAAAAAAGATCGTTTGATGAAATAATCACGCTTGGCTATCTAAATTTCCCCAAAAACATCAAACAATCACTCATTAGAAAACTAAGAAAACAAAAACTCAACAAAAAAAATATTGAAATTCTCAACAACGAATTAAACGAATTAACTTTTGCAAATCAAATCAAATACCCAGAAATACTTTTCACCAAAGACAGCACAAAGATCTACACTTATTTAGAAAAAGCTAAACCAAATAAATTTGAAGGCTTTATTGGTTTTGCAAACGACAAAGAAAACAAACCAACACTTAACGGCTATCTTGACCTAAATTTACAAAACACTTTTAATTCCGCAGAAAAAATAAATTTATATTGGAAAAATGACGGAAACAAACAAACAACTTTTAATTTCTCAACCGAATTTCCATACATTTTCAAAACCTCAATAGGGATAAAATCAAGTTTAAGAATATTCAAACAAGACAGCATTTTTCAAAACACTCAATCAGAGCTGCAAATAGGCTATTATTTCAATGTAAATAAAAAAACATTATTCGGACTACAGAACACAACCTCAACCAACACACAAAGCACTTCAAACAACTCAATTGAAAGCTACAAAAGCAAGTTCTACACACTATCCTACGAATACACCAAACCAAACAAAAACTCATTCTTAATAAAAAACAACACAGAAATTAGAATTAAAACCGGATTAGGAGAACGAATGAACAAACAAAAAACTACTAAACAATTTTTTTGCGAATTCAATCTAGAACAAAACATAACATTAAACACTAAAAGCAAGCTTTTTTTAAAAACACAAACCTTTTACCTAAACAGCAATAATTACATAAGCAATGAGCTATATCGATTTGGTGGGATTAATTCTATTAGAGGATTTAGAGAAAACTCTCTTCAAGCAAATATTTTAACCTCAATAATAACAGAATACAGACATATCCTAAACCAATCTTTATACATCCATAGCATTATCGATTATGGCTATTTCGAAGACAGCACTATAAAAACAAAAAACAATCTCTTCAGTTTCGGATGTGGCTTAGCTTTACTTACAAATAATGGAGTATTCAATTTAGTGTACGCAAATGGATCTACAAAGAACCAAACAATAAAACTTAGCAACTCTATTATACATATAAGTTTTAAAACAAACTTTTAA
- the rpsG gene encoding 30S ribosomal protein S7 codes for MRKRAAKKRPLLPDPKFNDQLVTRFVNNLMWDGKKSTAFKVFYDALDIVEAKKQDAEKSALEIWKDALTNVMPHVEVRSRRVGGATFQIPMQIRPDRKISYSMKWMILYARRRNEKSMANKLASEVLAAAKEEGAAVKKRMDTHKMAEANKAFSHFRF; via the coding sequence ATGAGAAAAAGAGCGGCCAAAAAAAGACCACTTTTACCAGATCCAAAATTTAACGATCAGTTAGTAACACGTTTTGTGAATAACTTAATGTGGGATGGTAAAAAATCAACAGCTTTTAAAGTTTTTTATGATGCATTAGATATCGTAGAAGCTAAAAAGCAAGATGCAGAGAAGTCTGCACTAGAAATTTGGAAAGATGCATTAACAAATGTTATGCCTCACGTAGAAGTACGTTCACGTAGAGTGGGTGGAGCTACATTTCAAATTCCAATGCAAATTCGTCCAGATAGAAAAATTTCATATTCTATGAAATGGATGATTCTTTATGCAAGAAGAAGAAATGAAAAATCGATGGCTAATAAGTTAGCTTCTGAAGTTTTAGCAGCTGCTAAAGAAGAAGGTGCTGCTGTTAAGAAAAGAATGGATACTCATAAAATGGCAGAAGCTAATAAAGCATTCTCTCACTTTAGATTTTAA
- the rpsC gene encoding 30S ribosomal protein S3, whose amino-acid sequence MGQKTNPIGNRLGIIRGWDSNWYGGNDYGDKIAEDFKIRKYIHARLSKASVSKVIIERTLKLVTVTITTARPGIIIGKGGQEVDKLKEELKKITDKEIQINIFEIKRPELDAYLVANSIARQIESRISYRRAIKMAIAAAMRMNAEGIKVLISGRLNGAEMARSEGFKDGRIPLSTFRADIDYALAEAHTTYGRMGIKVWIMKGEVYGKRDLSPLVGMDKQKSKSSGSSGKGKPNRSKRK is encoded by the coding sequence ATGGGACAAAAGACAAATCCAATTGGAAATAGACTTGGTATCATCAGAGGATGGGACTCAAACTGGTATGGAGGAAATGATTATGGTGATAAAATCGCTGAAGATTTTAAAATCAGAAAATATATCCATGCGCGTTTATCAAAAGCTAGTGTATCAAAAGTAATTATCGAAAGAACTTTAAAACTTGTAACCGTTACTATCACTACTGCAAGACCTGGTATTATTATCGGGAAAGGTGGTCAAGAGGTAGACAAGTTGAAAGAAGAACTTAAGAAAATTACTGATAAAGAAATTCAAATCAATATCTTTGAAATTAAAAGACCTGAGTTGGATGCTTATTTAGTTGCTAATAGTATAGCTCGTCAAATTGAAAGTAGAATTTCATATAGAAGAGCAATTAAAATGGCTATAGCTGCTGCAATGAGAATGAATGCTGAGGGAATTAAAGTTTTAATTTCTGGTCGTTTGAATGGTGCTGAAATGGCACGTTCAGAAGGTTTTAAAGATGGAAGAATTCCTTTATCAACTTTCAGAGCTGATATTGATTATGCATTAGCTGAAGCTCATACTACTTATGGTAGAATGGGAATCAAAGTATGGATAATGAAAGGTGAAGTTTACGGGAAAAGAGATCTTTCTCCGTTAGTTGGTATGGATAAACAAAAATCCAAATCTTCAGGATCGTCTGGAAAAGGTAAGCCAAACAGAAGCAAAAGAAAGTAA
- the fusA gene encoding elongation factor G, whose amino-acid sequence MARDLKYTRNIGIAAHIDAGKTTTTERVLFYTGKSHKIGEVHDGAATMDWMAQEQERGITITSAATTCEWNFPTKQGAILPESIPYHFNIIDTPGHVDFTVEVNRSLRVLDGLVFLFSAVDGVEPQSETNWRLADQYRVPRMGFVNKMDRQGSNFLMVCQQVKDMLKSNAVAITLPIGEENDFRGIVDLVKNQAIVWHDETQGATFDIVDIPADMVDEVKEYRSILIEEIATYDENLLDKYMEDENSITEDEINAALRAATIDMAIIPMIAGSAFKNKGVQFMLDAVCKYLPSPMDKEGIEGIHPDDVDLLEEDQKKILRRPDPKEPFAALAFKIATDPYVGRLAFFRAYSGRLDAGSYILNTRSGNKERISRIYQMHANKQNPIDYIEAGDIGAAVGFKDIKTGDTMCDEKHPIILESMKFPDPVIGIAIEPKTKADVDKMGMALAKLAEEDPTFTVRTDEASGQTIISGMGELHLDILVDRMRREFKVEVNQGEPQVEYKEAFTKSATHREVYKKQSGGRGKFGDIVFTLEPAEDVDGKPAVGLQFVNAVKGGNVPKEYIPSVEKGFREAMKAGPLAGYAVDSLKVTLTDGSFHPVDSDALSFELAAKLGYKEVAKAAGAVVLEPIMKIEVITPEENMGDIVGDLNRRRGQVNDMGDRSGAKTIKADVPLSEMFGYVTTLRTLSSGRATSTMEFSHYAETPSNISEEVIKKAKGNA is encoded by the coding sequence ATGGCTAGAGATTTAAAATATACTAGAAATATTGGAATTGCTGCTCATATTGATGCTGGTAAAACAACAACAACTGAGCGTGTTCTTTTTTATACTGGGAAATCACATAAAATCGGTGAGGTACATGATGGTGCTGCGACGATGGATTGGATGGCTCAAGAGCAAGAAAGAGGTATTACAATTACTTCTGCTGCTACAACTTGTGAGTGGAATTTTCCAACGAAACAAGGGGCGATTTTACCTGAATCAATTCCTTATCACTTTAATATTATTGACACTCCAGGTCACGTTGATTTTACCGTAGAGGTAAATCGTTCGTTACGTGTATTGGATGGTTTGGTTTTCTTGTTTAGTGCTGTTGATGGTGTTGAGCCTCAATCAGAGACTAACTGGAGACTAGCTGATCAATATAGGGTTCCAAGAATGGGGTTTGTTAATAAGATGGATCGTCAAGGTTCAAACTTTTTAATGGTTTGTCAGCAAGTGAAAGATATGTTGAAATCAAATGCAGTTGCAATTACTTTGCCAATTGGTGAAGAAAATGATTTCAGAGGTATAGTTGATTTAGTGAAGAATCAGGCTATTGTATGGCATGATGAAACGCAAGGTGCTACTTTTGATATTGTTGATATTCCAGCTGATATGGTTGATGAAGTAAAAGAATATCGTTCAATTCTTATCGAAGAAATCGCTACATATGACGAGAATCTTTTAGATAAGTACATGGAAGATGAGAATTCAATTACTGAGGATGAAATAAATGCAGCTTTACGTGCAGCTACTATTGATATGGCTATTATTCCTATGATTGCAGGTTCTGCATTCAAAAATAAAGGAGTTCAGTTCATGTTGGATGCTGTTTGTAAGTATTTACCTTCTCCAATGGATAAAGAGGGTATTGAAGGTATTCATCCTGATGATGTTGATTTGTTAGAAGAAGATCAAAAGAAAATATTACGTCGTCCTGATCCAAAAGAGCCATTCGCTGCTTTGGCATTTAAGATTGCTACAGATCCTTATGTTGGTCGTTTAGCTTTCTTCCGTGCATATTCAGGTCGTTTAGATGCTGGTTCGTATATATTGAATACGCGTTCTGGAAATAAAGAAAGAATTTCTCGTATCTACCAAATGCATGCAAATAAACAGAATCCAATCGATTATATCGAAGCTGGAGATATTGGAGCGGCAGTTGGATTTAAGGATATTAAGACTGGGGATACAATGTGTGATGAAAAACACCCAATTATTCTTGAGTCAATGAAATTCCCTGATCCGGTAATTGGTATCGCAATTGAGCCTAAAACTAAAGCTGATGTTGATAAAATGGGTATGGCTTTGGCTAAACTAGCTGAAGAAGATCCTACGTTTACGGTTAGAACTGATGAGGCTTCGGGTCAAACTATTATTTCAGGAATGGGTGAGTTACACTTGGATATTCTTGTGGATAGAATGAGACGTGAGTTTAAAGTTGAAGTGAATCAAGGTGAACCTCAAGTTGAGTATAAAGAAGCGTTTACGAAATCTGCTACACATAGAGAGGTTTATAAGAAGCAATCTGGAGGTCGTGGTAAATTCGGTGATATCGTATTTACATTAGAGCCTGCTGAAGATGTGGATGGTAAGCCAGCTGTTGGATTACAGTTTGTTAATGCAGTAAAAGGTGGTAATGTTCCTAAAGAATATATACCATCTGTTGAAAAAGGTTTCCGTGAAGCTATGAAAGCTGGTCCGTTGGCAGGTTATGCTGTGGATAGTTTGAAGGTAACTTTAACAGACGGATCTTTCCATCCAGTGGATTCTGATGCTCTTTCTTTTGAGTTAGCAGCTAAGCTAGGGTATAAAGAAGTTGCTAAAGCAGCTGGAGCTGTAGTTCTTGAGCCAATCATGAAAATTGAGGTTATTACACCAGAAGAAAATATGGGTGATATCGTTGGTGATTTGAATCGTCGTAGAGGACAAGTTAATGATATGGGTGATAGATCAGGTGCAAAAACTATTAAAGCAGATGTGCCTTTATCTGAAATGTTTGGATATGTAACTACTTTGAGAACTTTATCTTCGGGTAGAGCAACTTCAACAATGGAGTTTTCTCACTATGCGGAAACACCATCTAATATTTCGGAAGAAGTAATTAAAAAAGCTAAAGGTAACGCTTAA
- the rplV gene encoding 50S ribosomal protein L22 — protein sequence MGVRKRERAEQIKEAKAQVAFAKLNNCPTSPRKMRIVADLVRGQKVELALNILRFNSKEASRKLEKLLLSAINNYQQKNTEANLEEAGLFVKEIRVDGGAMLKRLRPAPQGRAHRIRKRSNHVTIVLGSNNNTQSN from the coding sequence ATGGGAGTTCGTAAAAGAGAAAGAGCAGAGCAGATTAAAGAAGCTAAGGCACAAGTTGCATTTGCTAAATTAAATAACTGCCCTACTTCACCTAGAAAAATGCGCATTGTAGCAGATTTAGTAAGAGGTCAGAAAGTAGAATTAGCTCTTAATATATTAAGATTTAATAGTAAAGAAGCTTCAAGAAAATTAGAGAAACTTTTGTTATCTGCGATAAATAATTATCAACAGAAAAATACAGAAGCTAACTTAGAAGAAGCAGGCTTATTTGTAAAAGAGATTAGAGTTGATGGTGGTGCGATGTTGAAAAGACTTCGTCCAGCTCCTCAAGGTCGTGCACATAGAATAAGAAAGCGTTCTAATCACGTGACTATCGTGTTAGGATCAAATAATAACACACAAAGTAATTAA
- the rpmC gene encoding 50S ribosomal protein L29 — protein MKQSEIKNLSAAELQEKLSELKRTYAELKTAHTISPIENPLQIKTIRRAVARVATEITKRELQ, from the coding sequence ATGAAACAATCAGAAATAAAAAATCTATCTGCAGCTGAGTTACAAGAGAAACTTAGTGAGTTAAAGAGAACGTATGCTGAATTAAAAACAGCTCATACTATTTCTCCAATTGAAAATCCTCTTCAAATAAAAACTATTAGAAGAGCTGTTGCTAGAGTTGCAACAGAGATAACTAAAAGAGAGTTACAATAA
- the rpsJ gene encoding 30S ribosomal protein S10 — translation MSQKIRIKLKSYDHNLVDKSAEKIVKTVKSTGAVVTGPIPLPTNKKIFTVLRSPHVNKKSREQFELSSYKRLLDIYSSSSKTIDALMKLELPSGVEVEIKV, via the coding sequence ATGAGTCAAAAAATTAGAATAAAACTTAAATCATACGATCATAATTTGGTAGATAAATCTGCTGAAAAAATCGTTAAGACTGTAAAAAGTACAGGTGCTGTGGTAACAGGTCCAATTCCTTTGCCAACAAACAAAAAGATTTTTACTGTATTGCGTTCTCCGCACGTAAATAAAAAATCAAGAGAGCAATTCGAACTAAGTTCTTACAAGAGATTGTTAGATATCTATAGTTCATCATCTAAAACAATTGATGCTTTGATGAAGTTAGAATTGCCTAGTGGTGTTGAAGTAGAGATTAAAGTTTAG
- the rplB gene encoding 50S ribosomal protein L2 → MSVRKLKPITPGQRFRVVNSFDTITTDKPERSLIAPKKNSGGRNSQGKMTMRYIGGGHKQKYRIIDFKRTKEGVPALVKTIEYDPNRSAFISLLAYADGAKTYVIAQNGLQVGQTVVSGPDASPEIGNALPLSKIPLGTVISCIELRPGQGAVIARSAGTFAQLMARDGKYATIKMPSGETRLILLTCSATIGAVSNSDHQLVVSGKAGRSRWLGRRPRTRPVAMNPVDHPMGGGEGRSSGGHPRSRKGLPAKGYRTRSKVNPSNKYIVERRKK, encoded by the coding sequence ATGTCAGTTAGAAAATTAAAACCTATTACCCCAGGTCAGCGTTTTAGAGTTGTTAATAGCTTTGACACTATTACAACTGATAAGCCGGAGCGTTCTTTGATCGCACCGAAAAAAAACTCTGGAGGTAGAAATAGTCAAGGAAAGATGACCATGCGTTATATCGGTGGTGGTCACAAACAAAAATATCGTATTATCGATTTTAAAAGAACTAAAGAAGGTGTTCCTGCTTTGGTTAAAACAATTGAGTACGATCCAAATCGTTCAGCTTTTATTTCGTTATTAGCTTATGCTGATGGTGCTAAAACTTATGTTATTGCGCAAAACGGTTTACAAGTTGGGCAAACTGTAGTTTCAGGTCCAGATGCTTCTCCAGAAATTGGAAATGCATTACCTTTAAGTAAAATTCCTCTAGGTACAGTTATTTCTTGTATCGAATTAAGACCAGGTCAAGGAGCAGTTATCGCTCGTTCTGCTGGAACTTTTGCTCAATTAATGGCAAGAGACGGTAAATATGCGACTATTAAAATGCCGTCTGGTGAAACAAGATTGATTTTGTTGACTTGTTCTGCAACAATAGGTGCAGTGTCAAATTCAGATCATCAATTAGTAGTATCAGGTAAAGCTGGTAGATCTAGATGGTTAGGTAGAAGACCGAGAACAAGACCAGTAGCAATGAATCCAGTTGATCATCCAATGGGTGGTGGTGAAGGACGTTCTTCAGGAGGTCATCCACGTTCAAGAAAAGGATTGCCAGCTAAAGGTTATAGAACTCGTTCTAAGGTTAACCCGAGTAATAAGTATATTGTAGAACGTAGAAAGAAATAA
- the rplD gene encoding 50S ribosomal protein L4: MEVKVLDFNGKDTGRKVQLSDSVFAIEPNNHAVYLDVKQYLANQRQGTHKAKERAEVAGSTRKIKKQKGTGTARAGSAKNPLFKGGGTVFGPRPRSYSFKLNKNLKRLARKSALSLKVKESSLIVLEDFTFEAPNTKNFINVLKALGLDNKKSLFVLGDANKNVYLSSRNLKAAKVVTSSEISTYAVLNASSLVVLEGALAGIEENLSK; the protein is encoded by the coding sequence ATGGAAGTAAAAGTATTAGATTTCAACGGAAAAGATACTGGAAGAAAAGTGCAACTTTCTGATTCAGTATTCGCAATTGAGCCAAATAATCACGCAGTATATCTTGATGTTAAGCAGTATTTAGCAAATCAAAGACAAGGTACTCATAAAGCTAAGGAAAGAGCTGAAGTAGCTGGTAGTACGCGTAAGATTAAAAAACAAAAAGGAACTGGTACTGCTCGTGCAGGTAGTGCAAAGAACCCATTGTTTAAAGGTGGAGGAACAGTTTTCGGTCCAAGACCAAGAAGTTATTCATTTAAATTGAATAAAAACTTGAAAAGATTAGCTAGAAAATCTGCTTTATCGTTAAAGGTAAAAGAGTCTAGTTTAATCGTCTTAGAAGACTTTACATTCGAAGCTCCAAACACTAAAAATTTCATTAATGTATTGAAAGCTTTAGGTTTAGATAATAAAAAATCTTTGTTTGTGTTGGGAGATGCGAATAAAAATGTATATTTGTCGTCACGTAATTTAAAAGCTGCTAAGGTTGTAACTTCTTCAGAGATAAGTACTTACGCGGTTTTAAACGCAAGTAGCTTAGTTGTTTTAGAAGGCGCTTTAGCTGGTATTGAAGAAAATTTAAGTAAATAA
- the rplP gene encoding 50S ribosomal protein L16: MLQPKRTKYRKVQKGRMKGVSQRGHELSNGMFGIKSLDSTFITSRQIEAARIAATRFMKREGQLWIKIFPDKPITKKPLEVRMGKGKGAVEYWAAVVKPGRIMFEVGGVPLSVAKEALRLAAQKLPVKTKFVVARDFEA; this comes from the coding sequence ATGTTACAGCCTAAAAGAACAAAATACCGTAAGGTACAGAAAGGTAGAATGAAAGGGGTTTCTCAAAGAGGTCATGAACTTTCTAATGGAATGTTCGGAATTAAATCTTTGGATTCAACTTTTATTACTTCTCGTCAGATAGAAGCAGCTCGTATTGCTGCTACTCGTTTCATGAAAAGGGAGGGTCAATTATGGATTAAGATATTTCCAGATAAGCCTATCACTAAGAAACCATTAGAAGTACGTATGGGTAAAGGTAAAGGTGCAGTTGAGTATTGGGCTGCAGTTGTGAAACCTGGAAGAATCATGTTTGAAGTTGGAGGAGTTCCTCTATCTGTTGCTAAAGAAGCTTTGCGTCTTGCAGCACAAAAACTTCCAGTTAAAACTAAGTTTGTTGTTGCTAGAGATTTCGAAGCATAA